A genomic region of Caldicellulosiruptor acetigenus contains the following coding sequences:
- the topA gene encoding type I DNA topoisomerase, which produces MKKLVIVESPAKAKTIAKYLGKEFKVEASMGHVRDLPKSDLGVDIENGFAPKYINIRGKADVINRLKKSAESAEKVYLATDPDREGEAISWHLATILGLDVNDNVRITFNEITKKAVQESLKNARPIDQNLVNAQQARRVLDRLVGYKLSPFLWEKVKGGLSAGRVQSVATRLVVEREEEIENFKPEEYWTLEAVFKKDAQEFKAKFYGDKKGKIELKNQGQVQRIEEKIKNKEFKVVKIKVSEKKKNPPPPFITSTLQQEASRKLRFTPAKTMAVAQMLYEGVEIKGEGSVGLITYMRTDSTRISEEAQQAARNLILQKFGREYLPEKPRVYKTKKDAQDAHEAIRPTYLEMDPESIKDSLTLDQYKLYKLIYDRFLASQMESSIYEVLSAELEVEGYIFKLTGSKLKFAGFMEVYVEGKDTEDEEEENQLPEIREGEILKPIKLDSKQHFTQPPSRYTEATLIKALEEKGIGRPSTYAPTIQTILERGYVVKEDRFLKPTELGKLVTNILKEYFKDIIDIEFTAELEENLDKIEEGKLEWTEVVRKYYQPLEKELEIARNTMLKVKVEDEETDIVCENCGRKMVIKKGRYGKFLACPGYPECKNTKPYYDYLDVLCPKCGKRIIEKKSKKGKRYYTCEGYPDCDLILWEKPAKNCPECGNLMFEKGRKGNKKLVCSNENCAYEEKIGEKGE; this is translated from the coding sequence TTGAAGAAACTTGTCATTGTAGAGTCACCTGCAAAGGCAAAAACAATTGCAAAGTATCTTGGCAAAGAGTTTAAGGTAGAAGCTTCAATGGGACATGTCAGAGACCTTCCCAAGAGCGATTTGGGAGTTGACATAGAGAATGGTTTTGCGCCCAAGTATATCAACATCAGAGGTAAGGCAGATGTAATAAACAGGCTAAAAAAATCTGCAGAAAGTGCAGAAAAGGTCTACCTTGCAACAGACCCCGACAGGGAAGGCGAGGCAATCTCATGGCATTTGGCAACTATTTTGGGGCTTGATGTAAATGACAATGTGAGAATTACATTCAATGAGATAACAAAAAAGGCTGTCCAGGAATCTTTGAAAAATGCAAGGCCAATTGACCAGAACTTAGTTAATGCCCAGCAGGCACGAAGAGTGTTGGACAGGCTTGTGGGGTACAAGCTCAGCCCGTTTTTGTGGGAAAAGGTCAAAGGTGGACTTTCTGCAGGAAGGGTGCAGTCTGTTGCGACAAGGCTTGTGGTTGAAAGGGAAGAGGAGATAGAAAATTTTAAGCCTGAAGAGTACTGGACGTTAGAAGCGGTATTTAAAAAAGATGCCCAAGAGTTTAAAGCAAAGTTTTATGGAGATAAGAAAGGGAAGATTGAGCTTAAAAACCAAGGTCAGGTCCAAAGAATTGAAGAAAAGATAAAAAACAAGGAGTTCAAGGTTGTAAAGATAAAGGTATCGGAGAAAAAGAAAAATCCGCCACCACCATTTATCACAAGTACACTTCAGCAGGAGGCGTCAAGAAAGCTGAGGTTTACTCCTGCAAAGACAATGGCTGTTGCCCAGATGCTGTATGAAGGTGTTGAGATAAAAGGTGAAGGTAGTGTTGGTCTTATAACATACATGAGAACAGATTCAACAAGAATTTCTGAGGAAGCACAGCAGGCGGCAAGAAACCTCATCCTACAGAAGTTCGGTAGAGAATATCTTCCCGAAAAGCCGAGAGTTTACAAAACAAAAAAAGATGCGCAGGATGCTCACGAGGCTATAAGACCCACCTATTTAGAGATGGACCCTGAGAGCATAAAAGATTCTTTGACTCTTGATCAGTACAAGCTGTACAAACTCATTTATGACAGGTTTTTAGCGTCGCAGATGGAAAGCAGCATATATGAGGTTCTTTCAGCCGAGCTTGAAGTGGAAGGCTATATTTTTAAGCTCACAGGGTCAAAGCTCAAGTTTGCAGGGTTTATGGAAGTATATGTTGAAGGTAAAGACACAGAAGATGAAGAAGAGGAAAATCAGCTTCCAGAAATTAGAGAAGGAGAAATTTTAAAGCCTATAAAACTTGATAGCAAACAGCATTTTACCCAGCCGCCTTCGCGCTACACAGAAGCTACCTTAATAAAAGCTTTGGAAGAAAAGGGCATAGGAAGACCAAGCACATACGCTCCAACAATTCAGACAATTCTGGAGAGAGGATATGTTGTCAAAGAAGACAGGTTTTTAAAACCAACAGAGCTGGGCAAACTTGTGACAAATATACTTAAAGAATATTTCAAAGACATAATTGACATTGAATTTACTGCAGAGCTCGAGGAAAACCTTGACAAGATTGAGGAAGGAAAGCTTGAGTGGACTGAAGTTGTCAGAAAATACTACCAGCCGCTTGAAAAGGAACTTGAAATAGCAAGAAATACCATGCTAAAGGTTAAGGTTGAGGATGAGGAGACAGACATTGTATGCGAAAACTGTGGAAGAAAGATGGTTATAAAAAAAGGCAGGTACGGGAAGTTTTTGGCATGTCCAGGATATCCTGAATGCAAAAACACAAAACCTTATTACGACTACCTTGATGTGTTGTGTCCGAAGTGTGGCAAGAGGATAATAGAAAAGAAGTCCAAAAAGGGCAAGAGATATTACACGTGCGAAGGGTATCCTGACTGTGACCTCATTTTGTGGGAAAAGCCGGCCAAAAACTGTCCAGAGTGTGGCAATCTCATGTTTGAAAAGGGCAGGAAAGGGAATAAAAAGCTTGTATGTTCAAATGAAAACTGTGCTTACGAAGAAAAAATAGGGGAAAAAGGTGAGTAA
- the trmFO gene encoding methylenetetrahydrofolate--tRNA-(uracil(54)-C(5))-methyltransferase (FADH(2)-oxidizing) TrmFO, whose translation MEIVVIGAGLAGVEAANAIAKFGIKVKLFEMKPKKFSPAHKIDTFAELVCSNSLKSKLLTNASGLLKEEMKVFGSLVMEAAEATSVEAGQALAVDRYKFSEYITQKIRQNELIEVIHEEVTEVPRDKVVVVCTGPLTTESLLSDISKLCESKNLYFFDAAAPIVLKDSIDFSKAFFASRYNKGSNDYINCPMTKEEYEKFYWELVNAEVIEVKDFEKDLLFEGCMPIEEMARRGIDTMRFGPLKPVGIIDPRTGKMPYAVVQLRKDTQDGKLYNMVGFQTRLKWGEQKRVFRLIPGLENAEFVRYGVMHKNSYINSPEVLTKYLFLKKYPNIFFAGQITGVEGYLESASTGIIAGINAARQVLGKEPVSLPSSTCIGALIEYITTPKKDFQPMNANYGIISIDDEIAKIKDKEKRKLLIAQKSLDICKQVASKIFE comes from the coding sequence ATGGAAATTGTAGTGATTGGAGCTGGCCTTGCAGGTGTTGAAGCAGCAAATGCAATCGCAAAGTTTGGAATAAAGGTAAAGCTTTTTGAGATGAAACCAAAAAAGTTTTCGCCAGCGCACAAAATAGATACCTTTGCAGAGCTTGTGTGCAGCAACTCTTTAAAATCCAAGCTTTTGACAAACGCCTCCGGGCTTTTAAAAGAAGAGATGAAGGTGTTCGGTTCGCTTGTGATGGAAGCAGCAGAGGCAACTTCAGTTGAGGCAGGACAAGCTTTGGCAGTTGACAGGTACAAGTTTTCGGAGTATATAACCCAGAAAATAAGACAAAATGAGCTTATTGAGGTCATTCATGAAGAGGTGACAGAAGTTCCAAGGGACAAGGTTGTGGTGGTCTGCACAGGACCGCTTACAACAGAAAGTCTTCTTTCTGATATTTCAAAGCTCTGTGAGAGCAAAAACCTTTATTTTTTTGACGCAGCAGCCCCAATTGTACTCAAAGACTCCATAGACTTTTCAAAGGCGTTTTTTGCCTCACGCTATAACAAAGGTTCAAATGACTATATAAACTGTCCAATGACAAAAGAGGAATATGAAAAGTTTTACTGGGAACTTGTTAATGCAGAGGTTATTGAGGTTAAAGACTTTGAAAAGGACCTGCTGTTTGAAGGCTGTATGCCCATTGAAGAGATGGCAAGACGTGGTATTGATACGATGAGGTTTGGTCCGCTAAAGCCTGTTGGTATTATTGACCCAAGGACTGGCAAGATGCCGTATGCTGTTGTACAGCTCAGAAAAGACACGCAGGATGGAAAGCTATATAACATGGTAGGGTTTCAGACAAGGCTCAAATGGGGTGAACAAAAAAGGGTTTTCAGGCTCATTCCCGGCCTTGAGAATGCTGAGTTTGTAAGATATGGTGTGATGCACAAAAATTCTTATATTAACTCACCTGAAGTGCTGACCAAGTACCTTTTTCTTAAAAAATATCCAAACATATTCTTTGCAGGTCAAATAACAGGTGTTGAAGGGTATTTAGAGTCTGCATCAACTGGTATCATTGCAGGGATTAATGCAGCAAGGCAGGTTTTGGGAAAAGAGCCTGTGAGTTTGCCGTCGAGCACTTGCATTGGAGCTCTGATAGAGTATATTACAACTCCCAAAAAAGATTTTCAGCCCATGAACGCTAACTATGGTATAATATCAATTGATGATGAAATTGCAAAGATTAAAGACAAGGAAAAGAGAAAACTCTTGATTGCACAAAAATCTTTGGACATTTGCAAACAGGTTGCAAGCAAAATTTTCGAATAA
- the flgB gene encoding flagellar basal body rod protein FlgB produces the protein MINMFDKIDLYKKALDWAWKRNEIISNNIANADTPGYKAKDLNFEAFLQKSLNQEENLELVTTDERHIKESSSSQDNSIEVLDSSLQMRLDQNTVDIEQEMGKLLQNSLYFDGVSLQLSREINKWKTVIKEGR, from the coding sequence ATGATAAATATGTTTGATAAAATTGACCTTTACAAAAAGGCACTTGACTGGGCGTGGAAGAGAAACGAAATAATCTCAAACAACATAGCAAATGCAGACACGCCTGGCTATAAGGCAAAAGATTTAAATTTTGAAGCATTCTTACAAAAAAGTTTGAACCAAGAAGAGAATTTAGAACTTGTGACAACCGATGAAAGACATATAAAAGAAAGCAGTAGCAGCCAAGACAATTCCATAGAAGTGCTTGACAGCAGTCTGCAGATGAGACTTGACCAGAACACTGTGGACATAGAACAGGAGATGGGGAAACTGCTGCAAAATTCGCTGTATTTTGACGGTGTTTCACTTCAGCTTTCAAGAGAGATAAACAAGTGGAAGACGGTTATCAAGGAAGGAAGGTGA
- the dprA gene encoding DNA-processing protein DprA → MNREELIYSLWLYSIKGIGPKKFRQIKNKYKSLKEAYFNRKELEVEGVFGHLKDEIKNSDTAEAEKILEFCEKNSINIILEDDRLYPDEFKVFDHAPVMLFVKGDSKLLKSPYKISMVGTREPTYYGKKVAKELASLLASLGIVVVSGMARGIDSFCHTGALENGKTIAVLGCGVDIVYPKENLKLYRQIIENGCVVSEFLPGTLPEKMNFPQRNRIVAMFSPCLVVIEASTKSGTFSTVDFALEQGKEVFAVPGNIFSQKSSGTNRLIKEGARIICSYEDFLEDIKEIYSLKPAQLSFDTKEEEEELTDDEKRLIKLLDENGEMHVESLIALTGWNPGKIASLITSLEIKSKVVRTRGNIISKL, encoded by the coding sequence ATGAACAGAGAAGAACTAATTTATTCTTTGTGGCTTTACAGCATAAAAGGGATAGGTCCTAAAAAGTTTAGGCAGATAAAAAATAAATACAAAAGTCTAAAAGAGGCTTATTTTAACAGAAAAGAATTAGAAGTAGAAGGTGTTTTTGGACATCTTAAAGATGAGATAAAAAACTCTGATACTGCAGAGGCTGAAAAAATTCTTGAATTTTGTGAGAAAAATAGTATAAATATAATACTTGAAGACGATAGGCTTTATCCTGATGAGTTCAAAGTTTTTGACCATGCACCAGTTATGCTCTTTGTAAAAGGGGATTCAAAGCTTTTAAAGTCCCCATATAAAATATCAATGGTTGGCACACGAGAACCTACTTACTATGGCAAGAAAGTTGCAAAAGAGCTGGCAAGTCTGCTGGCTTCCTTAGGAATTGTGGTTGTTAGCGGAATGGCAAGGGGGATTGACAGTTTTTGTCATACAGGAGCACTTGAAAACGGGAAGACAATAGCTGTTTTGGGCTGTGGAGTTGACATTGTGTATCCAAAAGAGAACTTGAAACTCTACCGTCAGATTATAGAAAATGGGTGTGTTGTGTCTGAGTTTTTGCCAGGTACTCTGCCCGAGAAAATGAATTTTCCACAGAGAAACAGGATTGTTGCAATGTTTTCACCGTGTTTGGTTGTGATTGAAGCTTCAACCAAGAGCGGTACTTTTTCGACAGTTGACTTTGCTCTGGAGCAGGGAAAAGAGGTATTTGCGGTGCCTGGCAACATCTTTTCGCAAAAGAGTAGTGGCACAAACAGGCTCATAAAAGAAGGTGCAAGGATTATATGTTCGTATGAGGATTTTCTTGAGGACATAAAGGAGATTTATTCTTTAAAACCTGCCCAGCTAAGCTTTGATACAAAAGAAGAGGAAGAAGAGTTGACAGATGATGAGAAAAGATTGATAAAGCTTTTAGATGAAAATGGTGAGATGCATGTGGAAAGTTTGATTGCGCTTACAGGGTGGAACCCTGGCAAGATTGCAAGTTTAATTACTTCGCTTGAGATAAAGTCAAAGGTTGTAAGAACACGAGGAAATATAATTTCTAAACTTTAA
- the flgC gene encoding flagellar basal body rod protein FlgC: MGMFDAINISSSALAAQRVRMDVIAQNIANANTTRTENGQPYRRKVVVFEERKQSFSDILNQKIGQAQSSSYGGVRVKAILEDPSPFKKVYDPTHPDADQNGYVNYPNVDIVTEMVNMIEASRSYEANVTALNITKSMITRTFEIGK; the protein is encoded by the coding sequence ATGGGAATGTTTGATGCAATAAATATTTCTTCTTCGGCTTTGGCTGCACAGCGTGTCAGAATGGATGTAATTGCTCAAAACATCGCAAACGCAAACACTACAAGAACAGAAAATGGTCAGCCCTACAGAAGAAAGGTTGTCGTTTTTGAAGAAAGAAAACAGAGCTTTTCTGACATATTAAATCAGAAGATTGGTCAGGCTCAATCTTCATCTTATGGCGGTGTGAGAGTAAAGGCCATTTTAGAAGACCCAAGTCCGTTTAAAAAGGTATATGACCCTACCCATCCCGATGCTGACCAAAATGGGTATGTAAATTATCCTAATGTGGACATTGTCACAGAGATGGTTAACATGATTGAAGCATCACGTTCGTATGAGGCAAATGTCACTGCTCTTAACATTACAAAGTCTATGATAACAAGAACATTTGAGATAGGTAAATAA
- the hslV gene encoding ATP-dependent protease subunit HslV: MFHATTIVAVKKGESVAIAGDGQVTFSQNMIMKSTAKKVRKLYNGRVLVGFAGSVADAITLCEKFEEKLEQNSGNLQKSVVELAKEWRQDKVLRRLEALMVVADKEHLFVVSGSGEVVEPDDNIAAIGSGGPYALAAARALLQNTDLSAAEIAKKALEIAASICVYTNNNITVLEL, encoded by the coding sequence ATGTTTCATGCAACAACAATAGTGGCTGTGAAAAAAGGCGAAAGTGTTGCTATAGCTGGAGATGGGCAGGTCACATTTTCACAGAACATGATAATGAAATCGACAGCCAAAAAGGTTAGAAAACTTTACAATGGCAGGGTCTTGGTTGGTTTTGCAGGTTCTGTTGCAGACGCAATAACTCTTTGTGAAAAGTTTGAAGAAAAGCTTGAACAAAACAGTGGCAATTTGCAGAAGAGCGTTGTTGAGCTTGCAAAGGAGTGGCGACAGGACAAAGTCCTAAGACGCTTGGAAGCGCTCATGGTTGTGGCAGACAAAGAACACCTTTTTGTTGTATCAGGAAGCGGCGAGGTTGTCGAACCGGATGACAACATTGCTGCGATTGGTTCTGGCGGACCGTATGCCTTGGCAGCTGCAAGGGCACTTTTGCAGAACACAGACCTTTCTGCCGCTGAGATTGCCAAAAAGGCTTTGGAGATAGCGGCGTCTATTTGTGTATATACAAACAACAACATTACAGTTTTGGAATTGTAG
- the fliE gene encoding flagellar hook-basal body complex protein FliE: MVGNVNFDNISNVFEKQFSSINTNSASTQNSQVSFVDFLYKALEGVDGLQKEADYQNNLFLLGLSANPQDAIVASEKASIALQLTLQIRNKILDAYNEIMRMQV, encoded by the coding sequence ATGGTTGGCAATGTAAATTTTGATAATATTTCAAATGTTTTTGAGAAGCAGTTCTCAAGCATAAATACAAACAGCGCAAGTACTCAAAATTCCCAGGTTTCGTTTGTCGATTTTCTCTACAAGGCATTAGAAGGTGTAGATGGGCTTCAAAAAGAAGCAGATTATCAGAACAACCTATTTTTGCTGGGACTTTCTGCAAACCCGCAAGATGCGATAGTAGCCTCTGAAAAAGCTTCTATAGCTTTGCAGCTGACCTTGCAGATTCGAAACAAGATTTTAGATGCATACAATGAGATTATGCGCATGCAGGTGTAA
- the fliF gene encoding flagellar basal-body MS-ring/collar protein FliF, which translates to MPQFLNDFLKNIKEKWSSLSKSQKIMFVVSSSIILLSVIAAIYITTRPHYVTIFSGLDPKEAAEIQNILSEQKIDSKAANGGTTILVRDTDVDRAKMAAAQAGYPKNSSITFEDALKLSSSMTATEADKRRTFIKLKESEIQEALKQMSDYIEDAVVNLSVPEDYTFALKSEATKPTASVKLTLKKSLSSDQIEGIQRFVAASVEGLLPENVVIIDNKGNYLSENSSDSTEGLSSKQLQLKIATKNEIEKKVKELLGSYVSSPEDVKVSVNLDMNFDMQKISETKYSPVLEDSGIVVSKKTTKEEAQSTNSSSNGVPGTDTNPTQNTTQYPISSQGGQSTYIKTDETVNYQNNEKKIETIKAPGTINYDKSSIAVVLYRYVTYTQEDFEKSDQAKNMSWAQFKLQNQNNKRSFLTDQKEVETIVNLIKSATGIQNVTVEGYEIPTFVDKPQRQIPVDYIYIALAFLLLMAFAASLLIKATRSKPRRLELAGVGPVEISEEKPTAEEILHEAEKRKEAEVEEINVEEFGVSQYEKQIDKLLKEKPEIVAQLLRNWLNEDWE; encoded by the coding sequence TTGCCTCAGTTTTTAAATGATTTTTTGAAAAATATAAAAGAAAAATGGAGTAGCTTATCCAAATCGCAGAAGATTATGTTTGTTGTATCTTCTTCTATAATACTATTATCGGTCATTGCAGCCATTTACATTACAACAAGACCTCACTATGTCACAATCTTTTCTGGTCTTGACCCGAAAGAGGCAGCAGAGATTCAAAACATTTTAAGCGAGCAAAAGATTGATTCAAAAGCTGCAAACGGTGGTACAACTATATTGGTAAGAGATACTGATGTTGACAGGGCAAAGATGGCAGCAGCTCAAGCAGGGTATCCTAAAAACAGCAGTATCACATTTGAAGATGCGCTAAAGCTTTCAAGTTCTATGACGGCAACAGAAGCTGATAAAAGAAGGACGTTTATAAAACTCAAAGAAAGTGAAATTCAAGAGGCTCTAAAACAGATGTCAGATTACATAGAGGATGCGGTTGTAAATCTGAGCGTACCTGAGGACTACACTTTTGCGCTAAAAAGCGAGGCAACAAAACCCACAGCGAGTGTAAAACTTACTTTGAAAAAGAGCTTAAGCTCAGACCAGATAGAGGGTATTCAGAGGTTTGTTGCAGCCTCTGTTGAAGGACTTTTGCCAGAAAATGTAGTTATAATAGACAACAAAGGCAATTATCTTTCAGAAAATTCATCCGATTCAACAGAGGGACTTTCGAGCAAGCAGCTTCAGCTCAAGATTGCTACTAAAAATGAGATAGAGAAAAAAGTAAAAGAGCTTCTGGGAAGCTATGTAAGTTCTCCTGAAGATGTGAAGGTTTCAGTAAATTTAGATATGAATTTTGATATGCAAAAGATAAGCGAAACAAAATACTCACCTGTTTTAGAAGATAGTGGAATAGTTGTGTCTAAAAAGACTACAAAAGAGGAAGCTCAGAGCACAAATTCTTCATCCAACGGGGTTCCTGGTACTGATACAAATCCTACACAGAATACAACACAGTATCCCATTTCATCTCAGGGAGGGCAGTCTACATATATAAAAACTGATGAGACTGTAAATTACCAGAATAATGAAAAAAAGATTGAGACTATAAAAGCACCTGGTACCATCAACTATGACAAGTCTTCAATAGCAGTTGTGCTATACAGATATGTTACATATACTCAGGAAGATTTTGAAAAATCTGACCAGGCAAAAAACATGAGCTGGGCGCAGTTCAAGCTCCAAAACCAGAACAATAAAAGGTCGTTTTTGACAGACCAAAAAGAGGTAGAAACCATTGTGAATCTTATAAAGAGCGCAACAGGCATACAAAATGTAACGGTGGAAGGGTATGAAATCCCCACCTTTGTTGACAAGCCGCAAAGACAAATTCCTGTTGATTACATCTATATTGCGCTTGCGTTTTTGCTTTTGATGGCATTTGCTGCAAGCCTCTTGATAAAGGCAACAAGGAGCAAACCTCGTAGGCTTGAGCTTGCGGGTGTTGGACCTGTAGAGATTTCAGAGGAAAAACCCACAGCTGAGGAGATTTTGCACGAGGCCGAAAAGAGAAAAGAAGCAGAAGTTGAAGAGATAAATGTCGAGGAATTTGGTGTTAGCCAGTATGAAAAACAGATTGACAAGCTTTTAAAAGAAAAGCCTGAAATAGTTGCACAGCTTCTCAGAAACTGGCTCAACGAAGATTGGGAGTGA
- the hslU gene encoding ATP-dependent protease ATPase subunit HslU codes for MMELTPQEIVRELDKYIVGQDRAKKCVAIALRNRYRRAKLPKELQDEITPKNILMVGPTGVGKTEIARRLAKLVNAPFVKVEATKFTEVGYVGRDVDSMVRDLVENAISLVKSEYMERMKERAKALVEDRILEILIPEPQSRKAGFKNPFEALFGATSQEPEQSYQTTDDYIRTQREILREKLRSGELEDKVIEVEVEDTVKPPFEMIMGTISDEMGISFQDVFGSLFPKKKKKKKMTIKEAREVLEQEEYNKLIDMDEVIKEAIQRAEQHGIIFIDEIDKIAGKGSSVGPDVSREGVQRDILPIVEGSTVMTKYGPVKTDHILFIAAGAFHVAKVSDLIPELQGRFPVVVELNPLTEEDFKKILTQPKNAIIKQYIELMKTEGVNITFTDDAIEAIAKVAVKINEQSENIGARRLHTVVEKIMEDISFEYANVEKPIDLVIDKDYVYSKVSDIIKDKDLSRFII; via the coding sequence ATGATGGAGTTAACTCCTCAGGAGATTGTAAGAGAGCTTGACAAGTATATAGTTGGGCAAGATAGGGCAAAAAAGTGTGTTGCCATTGCTCTTCGAAATAGGTATAGGCGTGCAAAGCTCCCAAAGGAGCTTCAGGATGAGATAACGCCAAAGAACATCTTGATGGTAGGGCCAACAGGTGTTGGTAAAACAGAGATTGCAAGAAGACTTGCAAAGCTTGTGAATGCCCCGTTTGTAAAAGTTGAAGCAACAAAGTTTACTGAGGTTGGATATGTTGGAAGAGATGTAGATTCAATGGTTCGAGACCTTGTTGAAAATGCAATTTCTTTAGTTAAGAGCGAGTACATGGAAAGGATGAAAGAAAGAGCAAAAGCTCTTGTTGAGGACAGAATTTTGGAGATATTAATTCCTGAACCTCAGTCAAGAAAAGCAGGGTTTAAAAATCCGTTTGAAGCACTTTTTGGTGCCACCTCACAAGAACCAGAGCAGAGTTATCAGACAACAGATGACTATATCAGAACGCAAAGAGAGATTTTGCGCGAAAAACTTCGCTCTGGTGAGCTTGAGGACAAGGTGATTGAGGTTGAGGTTGAAGATACTGTAAAGCCACCGTTTGAGATGATTATGGGAACAATTTCTGACGAGATGGGGATTTCTTTCCAGGACGTTTTTGGGTCGCTATTTCCAAAGAAAAAGAAAAAGAAAAAGATGACAATAAAGGAAGCACGCGAGGTTTTAGAGCAGGAAGAGTACAACAAGCTCATTGACATGGATGAGGTTATAAAGGAAGCAATTCAGAGAGCTGAGCAACATGGAATCATCTTTATTGACGAGATAGACAAGATTGCAGGAAAAGGTTCAAGTGTTGGTCCTGATGTGTCAAGAGAAGGTGTGCAAAGAGATATTCTTCCCATTGTTGAGGGAAGTACTGTTATGACAAAATACGGTCCTGTAAAGACAGACCACATTCTGTTTATTGCAGCTGGAGCTTTCCATGTTGCAAAGGTTTCTGACCTGATACCAGAACTTCAGGGAAGGTTCCCGGTTGTTGTGGAGCTAAATCCTTTGACAGAAGAGGATTTCAAAAAGATACTTACACAGCCGAAGAATGCAATTATAAAGCAGTATATTGAGCTTATGAAGACAGAGGGTGTGAACATTACCTTTACAGACGATGCAATAGAGGCAATTGCAAAGGTTGCTGTGAAGATAAATGAACAGAGCGAGAATATCGGTGCGCGTAGACTTCACACTGTTGTTGAAAAGATAATGGAGGATATTTCGTTTGAATATGCAAATGTTGAAAAACCAATTGACCTTGTGATTGACAAGGATTATGTATATTCAAAGGTTTCGGATATTATAAAGGACAAAGATTTGAGCAGGTTCATAATATAA
- the codY gene encoding GTP-sensing pleiotropic transcriptional regulator CodY: MQQSLLEKIRKLNRVIQSKDKEVLDFERLCSVVGDVTDSSVFFIDKDGKVICKYIMPFVNVDIKLSEEKKIGDNLQKFFWWFVDTRANMRFSDITRIAEIESKVGSEKELLCTSVPVIGGGRRFGTVLAFKSFSAFTEEDIIVLEYASTVIGLELLNLSKEEDEEEKKKREMIKSAIETLSVSELEALVHIFDELKGNEGLLVASRVADKVGITRSVIVNALRKFESAGLIETRSLGLKGTYIKVLNEMVRDEIEKQKEKLKLK, translated from the coding sequence ATGCAGCAGAGTCTTCTTGAAAAAATTAGGAAACTCAACAGGGTAATTCAAAGCAAAGACAAAGAAGTCTTGGATTTTGAAAGGCTGTGCTCTGTTGTTGGTGATGTGACAGATTCGAGTGTATTTTTTATTGACAAGGATGGCAAAGTCATTTGCAAATACATCATGCCTTTTGTGAATGTGGATATAAAGCTTTCTGAAGAGAAAAAGATAGGTGATAACCTTCAAAAATTTTTCTGGTGGTTTGTGGATACAAGAGCCAATATGAGGTTTTCAGACATCACCAGGATTGCTGAAATCGAGAGCAAAGTTGGTAGCGAAAAAGAGCTGCTTTGCACATCTGTCCCTGTGATTGGCGGGGGCAGGAGATTCGGCACAGTTTTGGCATTCAAAAGTTTTTCCGCTTTTACAGAAGAGGATATAATTGTACTTGAATATGCCTCAACTGTGATTGGACTTGAACTTTTAAATCTTTCAAAGGAAGAAGATGAAGAGGAAAAGAAAAAAAGAGAGATGATTAAATCTGCAATTGAGACACTTTCTGTATCTGAGCTTGAAGCGCTTGTGCATATTTTTGATGAACTGAAAGGCAATGAAGGACTTTTAGTTGCAAGCAGAGTTGCTGACAAGGTTGGAATTACACGGTCTGTCATTGTAAATGCGCTCAGAAAGTTTGAAAGTGCAGGACTTATAGAGACAAGGTCGCTTGGTCTCAAAGGCACATATATAAAGGTGTTAAATGAAATGGTGAGGGATGAGATAGAAAAGCAAAAAGAGAAGCTAAAGTTAAAGTGA